The Plasmodium knowlesi strain H genome assembly, contig: PKNH_00_33, whole genome shotgun sequence genomic interval attaataaatattgGTATCCATGTAATGGTGCTAATAATAATctttgttttgaatgcacaaGACATAAAGATGACTTTAAGAATTGCGAACTAAGTGTTTCCAAAACTTTGATTAATACAGCATCAAATGGAACTTGCCCTTCCAAAGACAACACCAACAGGGAAAAAGTCCACgacgaaatgaacaaattcctCAACGAATCCAACAACGAATCCATCTCCGAAGTAAAGAAAACATTATCCACCATAAATGACATGAGTaagtctttctgtactcaactccaatgcgcagcaaggaaatggaactttacaaaaaaaaataaaggaacacCACCATCATGGGTAAGCATAGACAACtgcgtatatacgtatatatatgtatacatatatacatacatataagtatatacatgtatatatatatatatatgtatatatatgtatttatgtatatatatatgtatatatgtatatatatatatgtatatatatgtatatatatgtatatatgtatatatatatgtatacgtatatatatatgtataatgaaaatttgatgaaaaaaaaaaggtgcaataaaaacagaatagagaaaggaaattcagattccgcgttcagaaatgaaggttgttggggtgttggaataaggttgtttgggttgttggaataatgttgttggggtgtgggaatgatgttgttggggtgttggaatgatgttgttggggtgttggaatgatgttgttggggtgttggaatgatgttgtttggggtgttggaatgatgttgcttggggtgttggaatgatgttgttcggggtgttggaatgaaggttgttggggtgtcggaatgatgttgtaggggtgctaaaataaggttttaggggtattgtAAGGATATTCATGTACAGGAATTATGTTGTTaggatgttggaatgatgttgttggggtgttcggaatgatgttgttggggtgttggaatgatgttgtttggggtgttggaatgatgttgcttggggtgttggaatgatgttgttggggtgttggaatgatgttgttggggtgttcgaataatgttgttggggtgttggaatgatgttgttggggtgtgggaatgatgttgttggggtgatggaatgatgttgttgtggtgttggaatgatgttgttgtggtgttggaataatgttgttgggggtgttagaataaggtggtaaaggtgttagtataaggtggtagggttattggaataaggtgttaagggtgttagaataaggtggtaagggtgttagaataaggttgtaagggtattataataaagttgtaagggtataagagtaaggttttaagggtatgggaataaggttccacggtttaggacttaggtttcagggtttaggagtaaggttccggggttagctttagctactttagggggggagaggaaagactcctcgaaTCCACCGACCCATCCAAATCCATCCCCCAAGTGAAGGATACCTTATCCACTATCACTAACacgaaatcttctttctgtactcaactccaatgtgcagcaaaacaatacCACAAAAATAAGCATAATGGTGGGCACTCCAAACCGCCGCTATCATGGGTAAGTATTGTGCATCGCTTTGGACATAGAaataacatatatacttatacatatatgtatatatgtatacatatatgtatatgtatgtatatatgtatgcatatatatatatgtatatacctatatgaatatatatgtatatttatgtatatgtacgtatatgtatatatatttgtatatatatatgtatatatatgtgtatatatgtatatatatgaatatatgtatgtacatatatgtatatgtacatatgcatatatgtatatgtatacgtatatacatatatgtatatatgtatagatgtatacatatatatgtatatatatatgtatatgtatatatatatgtatacgtatatatatatgtataatgaaaatggatgaaagaaaagaaagtgaaataaaaaaacaaaatagagaaagcaaattcagattccgcgttcagaaatgaaggttgttggggtgttggaataaggttgtttgggttgttggaataatgttgttggggtgttggaatgatgttgttgtggtgctggaatgatgttgttgtggtgttgcaatgatgttgttgggggtgttggaatgatgttgtaggggtgttgggatgatgttgttggggtgttggaatgatgttgtttggggtgttggaatgaatgTTGTGgggatgttggaataatgt includes:
- a CDS encoding SICAvar, type I (fragment), whose protein sequence is MFTEIRTNGTRNNIAVCTIFGDGNPQSVERKACNHIAAGLQHIKGITGSSNGVAKSNDQDKQLLDGAVACIALNLYADQIREKSKDKCPIDETRIEKMFNVWNKINKYWYPCNGANNNLCFECTRHKDDFKNCELSVSKTLINTASNGTCPSKDNTNREKVHDEMNKFLNESNNESISEVKKTLSTINDMSKSFCTQLQCAARKWNFTKKNKGTPPSWQNNTTKISIMVGTPNRRYHG